Genomic DNA from candidate division WOR-3 bacterium:
CTTGATATCCAAACTGCAAGCCGCTGGATACGTGTCGGGCGGGCCGCATTCAACGTTGATATTTTCGGCAGCCGGCGATACTATGATGCGAGATGGTGGCCGGCTCCCGGCTGGCCGAAGTCACAGGCACCGCTCCGGCGGCCGCAAACCAGGGGTGCCAGAAACACAGGGAGGCGAGCATGCGTAAGATGCTTGCAGTACTCCTCCTGGCCTTGGTCGCACTCGGAATCGCCGCAGAGCGAACCATCAGGCTGGAGGACAAGGAGTTCACCATCGAGGTGAACGCCAGCGCAGTCAAGGCCGACGCGGAAGAGGCACGCGAACCAATGGGTTCGTTCCACTTCAAGTCGATACCGCAATCCAAGTACGAGGAATACGGCATTTCGCCGCTGGGAGGTGGCGGAGGCGACGAGACGTGGGCCGAGTCGACCTTGACCTACGACAGTTACGACGGCTACTGGAAGGACTACATCAAGTACGTGTGGAGCTCAGCGAGCAAGCAGATGTATATGTGGGGCTACACGAAGCGCGTTTCGGCCCCGGACTATGTCAACTACATCGAGATTGAATTCGCCTACAGAATAAACTTCCTGAAGTTCGCCGACTGGAATGCTCAGTCCAAGTGGCTGCATACGGGCGCCTACGGTCACCGCATCGCGTACTCTTACCACTACGCCAAGGACACCGAGAAATCAGACTCCCAGACGTGCACATGGGAAGATGGATACAGCCGCCTGTTCAGGTTCTTCACCGGACACGCTGGTTACGTTCCCAACCAAGCCGGGGACTTCATCTACCACGACACACACGACAAGAGCGTACCGAAACCGGACGGTTATGTCCGAGAGAACGCCTAGTCAAGAGGCCAGTCGGGGAGAGCGGGAGCTCTCCCCGACTGGCCATGCACTCCGCCGAAGCGGCCCCCGCCGGCAGCCGGGGTTCTGCGTTTACACGGCTGCTGTTCTGCTATCCGTGCTTGGCGCAGCATCGGCAGCTGACTCGCTTGATGTCAGAGTGAAAGGAGCGTGGCCCTACTCGATTGCCAGAACCGTTCTCGTAGATGGAGGGTTCGCGTATGTCGGAATCGGCGGAGGACTGTGGGTTTTCGATGTCAACACTCCTGCAAGGCCCAGACGGGTCGGCACACTCCCCCTTCTGGGAGTAGCGTGCGATATCGCGAAAGACGGTGACCTGTTGCTCCTGGCGCAGAAGAAGGAGGGTATGAGTATCATAGATGCCACCGACCCGACGTCACCTGTCTTCCTGGGTCGCGTGGCCGGGGAAATAGTGTCGGTCGCGCTCCACGAGAGCTTGGCCCTGGCCGGTTCCTACCAAGAGCTCAAGGTCGTTGACATAAGCAACCCTTGGCAGCCAGTCCAGATAGGCTCCTTCCCGCTGTCAGTCGGTGGCTGCGACGTATCACTGCGGGACACCCTCGCTCTGGTGGCGGACGGCGACGAAGGACTGAGGATACTGGGACTTTCGGATCCATCCAACCCCCACGAAGTAGGTCACCTGGCACGACCAGCTTTCAGGGTGGGGTGGGAAGGCAGTATCGCGTACGTGGCGCAGAATGACACTCTTCACACGGTAGACCTGTCCGTCCCAGCGACACCTGTCCATCTGGGCAAGTGCGGCTATCCCTGGCTGGCAGAAGTGGACGTGCTGGAGAATCTGTGTGCGCGCGACAGCCTTGTGTACTGCGCATGTGCACTGTTCGGACTAAGAATATTCAATGTAGCCGACCCCAGCCACCCCTTTGTGACCGGTGGCGAATCACTCCCGCGGGGAGGCTTCTGGGCTGACGCGGTAGGCGTCTCAGGGAATTGCGCTTTTCTGGCCGCAGAGAACGGTGGCCTGCAAGTGGCCGACATCAGCAACCCGCAAGAACCGGAGTGGATTGGCTCCTACGACACGGTCCCATGTTGGGTCGAGAACGTATGTGTCACTGGAGACCGGGTTTTCCTTGCCGCACGCCGGGGTCTGTGGTTACTGGACGTGTCGGACCCGACGCGGCCCATCGAACGCGGCGTGCGCTTCTTCCGCAGGGAAGTTCTGGCGATGGTTCCGCTTGATAGCTTGCTTCTCGTCGGAGTAGACGACACGCTGATGGTGCTGAACATCCGCGACCCGGACAATCCGCGCGTCGTCGGAGCCTGCAGGACCGGACACGCGAGAGCATTCTGTCTCAAAGATACGTTACTGCTCGCAGGCATCGAGGGACCTACCGCAGAGGCGGGCTTGGTGGTGATCAATATGTCAAACCCGACGAACCCGTGGATTGTCGGGCGCTGGCCCAATGAAGAGAGTGACCCATACGGTGTATCGGTCTTCAGGAACTACGCCATTCTGGGAGACGGCTACCATCGCCCTGGAGAGCCAGAAGGAGGTTTCCGGCTGTTCGACCTGTCCGACCCAACCAACCCAGTCCAACTATCACGATTGGCATGCGGTCTGGGCAGCTCGGTTGGGTCGTATGTGCGGAACGACACAGCGTTCCTCTGTGACGAAGGCGGTGGACTGCATGTCGCAAGTGTGACTGACCCTGAGAATCCGGTACTGCTGCGAACATTCACCGAGTTCACGCCTACTACGATTAGTGTCAGAGGCGGTCTCGGTGCGGTCGCCAATCGCTACGCCGGCCTTTCGATGGCTGACATTTCAGAAGCGCATAATGTCCGTGAGCTTGGATACTACAGAACTCCCGGGGTCTGCCGGAACGTGGTCCCGTACGGCAATCTCCTTCACGCCGCCAATGACTACGGCGGCTACCTTATCTTCGAGTACTACGGCCCATCGCCCGGGGTCGGGGATTCAGCGGCAGGGGCAGCGCCGGCGGGAGTGGGGCTGGCGGCCATTCCTTCACCGACTACCAACAAGGTCACGGTCGAGTTCACGGTGCCGATACGGTGCTCGGTCACGGTCAAGCTGTGCGATATTACTGGCCGGACTCTCGGCACGCTGTTCGCAGGCGCAGTGTGGCCGGGTGATAGCTGCCTCGAACTCAGCGCCGAGAAGCTGCCCGCCGGCACTTATTTCATTGTCTTGCAAACAGGCGGAACGACCCAGCAGGCGCGGTTCACGGTACCGTAGAGTCTGCCCGTCAAAGCCGCGCGCTGCGCGCCGGGTTAGCGTGCCAGTAGTACTTTGGCCAGCCAGATTTCTCCGCCAGATTGCGCTCGGACGAAGTAGGTCCCCGCTGCGACCCTGCGGCCGGAGTCGTCAAGGCCATTCCAGATCACGGAGCTGAACGCTGCCGGCTTACCACTCAAGGCCATGGAGCGGACGCAACGACCCGAGGCGTCAAAGATGCTAATTTCCCCCGGCCCGGCAGCCGCGAGCTGCAACGTGACGACCGACCTGAACGGATTTGGAAAGGCCAGCAGCCGCAAGCCATAGGCCGTAGGCCAGCTCGGCTCTGAGAGGAAGGTCGGCGGCAGGTTTCCGCCGGTCACAGCTAGGTCGTCAATGTAGAACCCTTCGCCATAGTCGCCATCGCCGTCACTCTTGAATGCAATCTTGACCTGGATGGTCTCACCAACCGCAAGCGCGCCGAGGTCGTACTTCTCCTCAAACCAGTCGCTTTCGATGCCATCCAGAAAGGGTTCAAGGGGTCGATGGTTCAAGGGGGCAAGGGTTGAATTGCGTTCCTCGTCCGCGCTTCTGGTACTCGGTATCTGGTATCTGGTGTCGGATTTCTCCCTCAGCGCTCCGCCTGTACCGATGAAATCGAGCGTATCCGCGCCGGTCTTGCGTACGATGATTACGTAGATGCCGTCCACGCCGTAGTTCGGCACGCTGAACCAGCGCCAGAACCGAAGCGAGCAATTCTCCGCAACCATGAACGGCACCGTTGTAAGCCACGCGTTCATATTGTCGTAGTACCGACCGCTCGACTCATCGCCGCAATACCATGACTGCCCCGGCGAGTGGAACCGCCGGCTCGAAATGTGCCACCGGTCGCCGGTGCCGCCGTGAGTCCACTTGGACGGCCCGGCCTCCATATCGTCGGCGAATCCGTAGTCGCCCACCAGAAGCTGGAAGCTGTGGTTGAACGTGTAGGTTTCGCACCACAGGTCGAGCCGCACCGCGGCGAGGTACGAACCCGGGCACGCGCCCGAGATGCTGACGCTGAAGCTGTCCGCCGACGCCTTGAGGCAACCAGGCGCAAGTTCGCCGAGCAGGACTGAGTCCGGTGCAAGAACCGTGACGTTTGGGTCAAGGCTCACGAGCCTTGCCCAAGTCCCGTGCCCGAACCCGTGTCCCTGGTTTGCGACCGCGACTTTTACTCCCTTGGTCTGCCCGGGCAGGCCCGGCGGGTTGAGGTAGGCATAGGAGACGAACTCAAGGACCGGCGCGCCCAGTTGCAGAACCGGGTAGAACTTGCGCGGCATGTCCGTGTCCTCGACCACAAACTCGAAGGCAAGCAGCTTGCCGTCCTGCGAGCAGGCGCCGATGGCGACCTGGAACGCATCCGGAATCAGCACCGAGTCCCCGGGCTGAAGCGCGTCAGCGCTGGCCGTGCTGTCCAGGATTGTCACGACCGGGTCGCTTGAACGCAGTTTGAGCAGGACGCCGGCACTCGCGGCACTGCCCGCGTTGTGCAGCCATACCGGCAGGAACACCGTCTCGCCCGAGTTCACCACCCCGTCGCGGTTGCCGAGAGAATCGTTCACAACCCACCCGGCAAAGTTCACGTACGGACCCGAACTGGTACCGATTGCTTTCTGCAGCGGCAGAAAGTTGTGCGCGGTCACAGTAAGAAGGAAGTCGCCGCTGGAATGCGGCTCGACTTGAAGCCACGCCGAACCGTCCGGACCGGTTATGGCTGTACTGTAGGACTCACCCTGTTTCATGAGACAGACAAGCGCGCCTCTGACTGCCTGCCCGCGGCATGAGACTATCACGAGCACCCGGCCTGCGCCAGACGGAATCTCGGCTGGTGCGGTTACTTCAAGTGTCTCTGGTGTCCTGGTCCATATTGGCATTTCCGGACAACCCATCAGGTTCACCTGGTATTGGTGCCAGCGATATACGTTCTCGCCCCTGGAGAAAGGCGCAAAGTAGGCCTTGGACTTGGCCAGCGCTTCTCCGACCCGATAGTCGTCGGTGTGCTGCACGGTCCACCAGAATTTATCGTCGAACTTGTCCGAATACCCGAACCCCGGGTTTCCGGGCGAGCCCCAGCCGTAGGATGAATTGCCAATAGTTGCTACCGTGCCACCATTCGGATTAGTTACGAATGCCTCGCCAATCGAAACCGTATCAAAGGCGGTCGTCCAGCAGCCAATTGAGTAAATCACCCCGCGGTATGCGTTGGTGATGGTGTCTGCATCCCTGGTTCTCAGGTAGTTTGGGTACCCGCCGACGCTCATCACGTCAATCCAGCCGTGACCATCGTGGTTCAGGTAGTTCTGCCCATCCCGGATTGCCGCCATCACGCTCGTGCGACTCTCGTTTCCCAGCCGCTGATACTTCTTTGTCACCGTGTAACCGGACGAGAATGCCGCGGCCTCAAGCTTATCCTTGTGCCGACCGCCGTCGGTGTACGGGTTCGACCACATCACCTCAGCGAAAAAGGCCACATTTGTCTGCCTGGTCTCAGCCGGGCCGCATTCGTACTCAAGCACCTTGTTCACGAACGCCTGCGCATCCTGACGCGAGTCAACCGGCGCCCGGCCGACGACCAGGTCAGGATAGAGGT
This window encodes:
- a CDS encoding C25 family cysteine peptidase, whose amino-acid sequence is MRIIPVLLVASLALGETISSGFKFSEEQFLRTEHDGYMLVTGNGLDVTDVPGAPQLPVKAVTVELPGRGAVKSVHVQAERWERLETGVRVLPAQKQVILSRLDAVDALTGPDPAIYESWSAWPAKPWVWTGTGIRSGKTVAEILLYPVRYVGAEGRLEYCPNFRIEVEYEPLPPLPQLDLDAFDYVIVTATTYDSIFRRLADWKTQKGVQTVIRHIDWVYSNYTGRDNAEKLRNYLKTLPDSGVRYVLLGGDVSVIPFRKAYAMTSEGNIHPREDSLPCDLYFADLDGDWDRNGNNVFGELADSVDLYPDLVVGRAPVDSRQDAQAFVNKVLEYECGPAETRQTNVAFFAEVMWSNPYTDGGRHKDKLEAAAFSSGYTVTKKYQRLGNESRTSVMAAIRDGQNYLNHDGHGWIDVMSVGGYPNYLRTRDADTITNAYRGVIYSIGCWTTAFDTVSIGEAFVTNPNGGTVATIGNSSYGWGSPGNPGFGYSDKFDDKFWWTVQHTDDYRVGEALAKSKAYFAPFSRGENVYRWHQYQVNLMGCPEMPIWTRTPETLEVTAPAEIPSGAGRVLVIVSCRGQAVRGALVCLMKQGESYSTAITGPDGSAWLQVEPHSSGDFLLTVTAHNFLPLQKAIGTSSGPYVNFAGWVVNDSLGNRDGVVNSGETVFLPVWLHNAGSAASAGVLLKLRSSDPVVTILDSTASADALQPGDSVLIPDAFQVAIGACSQDGKLLAFEFVVEDTDMPRKFYPVLQLGAPVLEFVSYAYLNPPGLPGQTKGVKVAVANQGHGFGHGTWARLVSLDPNVTVLAPDSVLLGELAPGCLKASADSFSVSISGACPGSYLAAVRLDLWCETYTFNHSFQLLVGDYGFADDMEAGPSKWTHGGTGDRWHISSRRFHSPGQSWYCGDESSGRYYDNMNAWLTTVPFMVAENCSLRFWRWFSVPNYGVDGIYVIIVRKTGADTLDFIGTGGALREKSDTRYQIPSTRSADEERNSTLAPLNHRPLEPFLDGIESDWFEEKYDLGALAVGETIQVKIAFKSDGDGDYGEGFYIDDLAVTGGNLPPTFLSEPSWPTAYGLRLLAFPNPFRSVVTLQLAAAGPGEISIFDASGRCVRSMALSGKPAAFSSVIWNGLDDSGRRVAAGTYFVRAQSGGEIWLAKVLLAR